A genome region from Ralstonia solanacearum K60 includes the following:
- a CDS encoding AraC family transcriptional regulator — protein MTTATDRYLARLRNVLAHIDAHLDETLDVARLADVAACSPYHFHRQFSLLFGIGVARYVQLLRLKRAAHQLAYRDDARITDIALACGYEGPEAFARAFRRQSGQSPSAFRASPQWASWTTDLQALRALRSRHMPGQPQAHPIDIVQREDVPVAAIEHRGDPARLGETIRAFIAWRRANRLPPSVSATYNIVYDHPDDTPPEAFRMDLCATTQVPVAPNAHGVVGKTLAGGRYAVLRHVGSDDTLDQTVAYLYAEWLPASGEEPRDAPLLFQRVRFYPDVPEHEAVTDVLLPLR, from the coding sequence TTGACCACCGCCACCGACCGCTATCTCGCCCGCTTGCGCAACGTCCTCGCGCATATCGACGCGCACCTCGATGAGACGCTGGACGTGGCGCGTCTGGCGGACGTGGCGGCGTGCTCGCCGTACCACTTCCACCGGCAGTTCTCGCTGCTGTTCGGCATCGGCGTGGCGCGCTACGTGCAGTTGCTGCGGCTCAAGCGCGCGGCGCACCAGCTCGCCTATCGGGACGATGCGCGCATCACCGATATCGCGCTGGCGTGCGGGTATGAGGGGCCGGAGGCGTTCGCCCGCGCGTTCCGCCGGCAGTCGGGCCAATCGCCGTCGGCCTTCCGCGCATCGCCGCAATGGGCGTCCTGGACCACCGATCTGCAAGCGCTGCGCGCGCTCAGGAGCCGACACATGCCTGGCCAGCCCCAAGCCCATCCGATCGACATCGTCCAGCGCGAAGATGTGCCCGTCGCCGCCATCGAACATCGCGGTGACCCGGCACGGCTGGGCGAGACCATCCGCGCCTTCATCGCCTGGCGCAGGGCGAACCGCCTGCCGCCCTCAGTGAGCGCCACCTACAACATCGTCTACGATCATCCGGACGACACGCCGCCCGAGGCGTTCCGCATGGACCTCTGCGCGACCACGCAGGTGCCGGTGGCGCCGAACGCCCACGGCGTGGTGGGCAAGACCCTGGCCGGCGGCCGGTATGCCGTGCTGCGCCATGTCGGCTCGGACGACACACTGGACCAGACCGTCGCCTACCTGTATGCCGAATGGCTGCCGGCCAGCGGGGAGGAACCGCGCGATGCGCCGCTGCTGTTCCAGCGCGTGCGGTTCTACCCCGATGTGCCCGAGCACGAAGCCGTGACGGACGTGCTGCTGCCGCTGCGCTAG